CATGAGCGAAAATGGCCGGGTCCGGCTTCGCCAGACCGACCGCATCCGAGATGAAGATCATTTCCGGCGGAATGATCCGGTCGATCCCCAGCCCGCGCAGCTTGCCCATCTGGTGCTCCTGCGGCCCGTTCGTGATAATGCCAACCGGGTGGCCTTGGCTAATGAACCGCTGCAATTGCTCCGCTACGCCTTCGATCATCTCAATCGTATACTGGCGGGCAATATAGGAGGCCTGTATCTGCACAGCCTGCTCCCCGGAGAGCGGCAAGCCAAATTCGGCAAAAGCCAGCTCCAGCCGCATTACCCGCGTCTCCTCCAGCCCCATCTCCCCGCGCAGATACTTCGGCCACAGCAAATCACTATGATGTCTTACCGTG
The sequence above is a segment of the Paenibacillus sp. FSL R7-0204 genome. Coding sequences within it:
- a CDS encoding HAD family hydrolase — translated: MTETNGKLAVFFDLDDTLYDHLVPFREAVREVLSPEEDKLDYAELFYTVRHHSDLLWPKYLRGEMGLEETRVMRLELAFAEFGLPLSGEQAVQIQASYIARQYTIEMIEGVAEQLQRFISQGHPVGIITNGPQEHQMGKLRGLGIDRIIPPEMIFISDAVGLAKPDPAIFAHVNRVTGTTPENSLYVGDTWTNDVVGALTAGWRVCWYNPRGRKPGTDHKPSYIFTNYKEFGELPL